A part of Chlorocebus sabaeus isolate Y175 chromosome 4, mChlSab1.0.hap1, whole genome shotgun sequence genomic DNA contains:
- the LOC119618312 gene encoding uncharacterized protein C11orf98-like: MGAPGGKINRPRTELKKKLFKRRRVLNRERRLRHRVVGAVIDQGLITRHHLKKRASSARANITLSGKKRRKLLQQIWLAQKEKAAMEVESPSKPARTSEPQLKRQKKTKAPQDVEMKDLEDES, translated from the coding sequence ATGGGAGCTCCCGGGGGAAAGATCAACCGGCCCCGAACGGAGCTGAAGAAGAAGCTGTTCAAACGCCGGCGGGTGCTGAATCGGGAGCGGCGTCTGAGGCACCGGGTGGTCGGGGCTGTGATAGACCAAGGGCTGATCACGCGGCACCACCTCAAAAAGCGGGCGTCCAGTGCACGTGCCAACATTACTCTGTCAGGGAAGAAGCGCAGAAAACTCCTCCAGCAGATCTGGCTTGCCCAGAAAGAGAAGGCAGCCATGGAAGTGGAATCCCCTTCAAAGCCAGCCAGGACTAGTGAACCACAGCTCAAAAGGCAAAAGAAGACAAAAGCTCCCCAGGATGTAGAAATGAAGGACCTTGAAGATGAGAGCTAA